The following is a genomic window from Crossiella equi.
GGCCCCGCGCCGGTCCCGACCAACCAGGCGGGTGTGCTCGCACCCCTCCCGACCAGCGCGGCACCCTCCGGTGGGGACTGCGGGCGGGTCGGTCCCAAGATCGCGGGCGTGCTGCCCGCGCTCGGCCGGGACTTCACCACGGCCAAGGCCAACCCGTGCGTCCCCTTCGCCGGGCTGGCCGAGGAGGTGCTGCGGTTCGTGCCGCAGTCGCAGCGCCAGGCGCTGGCCGCCTTCCAGGACCGGGTGGACCGGCTGGCCGGGGCGGCCAGCACCGTGGACACCGTGATGGGCTGCGCCTACCAGCTGGACCGCCTCGGCGTGGTGTTCTACCAGGAGAAGAGCCAGGCGCTGTCCCTGGGATTGGTGGTGGCGGTCCGGGGCGGGTTCGACGCCGCGGCCGAGGTCGCGGCCTGCTACCTCAAGGTCACGCTGACCGGCGTGCGCCTGGAGACCACCGCGCCGGGCAGGGGCCCGTGCTTCCGCCGAGCCTCGGTGACGCGGGCGGGGGAGGGCTACGAGCTGTTCTGGGTCGGCTCCACCACCGCCATGTGCACGGCCCTGGACGTCCTCCGGAAGTAGTAGGCGGAAACCTCAGTGGAAACCCTGAGGCGGGCACGCGCCGGAATTCCTAGCGTGGGCGGGGAAAGCCGCTTCACGTGGAGGAATCCCCTTGGCAGCAAAGCTCGTCACCGCCGTGCTCACCACCGCCGTCGTGTTACCGCTGCTCGGCGGTGCCACCACGGCGCAGGCCGCGCCCGCGCTGGACTGGAAGCCGTGCAAGGACCTCGCCGCCCACTGGCCGGTCCCGGACGACACCCGCAGCGAGTGCACGCTGGTGGCGGTCCCGGTCGACCACGCCGCGCCGGACGGCCGCAAGATCCAGCTCGCGGTCAGTCGCGTCCGCGCCACCGACGCGGCCAAACACCGGGGCGTGGTGCTGGTCAACCCCGGCGGCCCGGGCGGGGCGGGCACCACCATGCCCTTCTCGCTGGCCGGCAGCGGCAGCACCGTGGCCGGGATCAACACCGACCACGACCTGATCGGCTTCGACCCGCGCGGCACCGGCTACAGCTACCGCCCCGACTGCGACACCGCCGGGCGCGGCCGTACCGCGGCCGACTCCGGGCTGTCCGAAAAGGACAGGTGGGAGCTCAACCTCAAGCACGACGCCGAGGTGCGCGACCGCTGCGCCAGGGTGGACCCGGAGTTCACGGCCAGCCTGTCCACCGCGACCATCGCCAAGGACATGGACGCCATCCGCGTCGCCCTGGGGGAGAAGAGGATCGGCTACTACGGCGTCTCCTGGGGCACCGCGCTCGGCGCGTCCTACCGCACCCAGTTCGACGGCAACGTCGACCGGATGCTGCTGGACTCGGTGATGTCCTCGACCTTCGACCTCACCTACATGGCCGACTCCACCGCGGCCGCCTACGAGAACAACTTCCACAGCTTCGCCGCCTGGCTGGCGCGCTACGACACGCACTACGCCTTCGGCACCACCGAACCCGAGGTGGTCAAGACGATCACCGACCTGCGCGCGCTGCTCACCGGCAACCCGCGCGAGGTCGGCAGCGGCCCGTCGAAGGTCACCCTGGACGGGGAGACCGTGCAGTACCTGGCCGTCTCCGCGCGGCACCGGTGGCCCTCGGCCGCCCGGGACCTCAAGACCCTGCGCGAGGGCGGGGTGCCCGACCGCGCCCGCGCCGCCGCCGGGGCCGCCTCGGCCCGCGCCGCCGCGCCTGCCGCCGGGACCGGCTACGACCAGCCGTTCCTGCCGATGAGCCGGTTCCTGTACGCGTCGGTGATCTGCAACGACTCGGAGAGCACCCGCGACCTCGGCACCGCGTGGGCCAACCGGGACAAGCGCATCGCCAAGCAGCCCTTCGGCGGCTCGGTGCCCGGCTTCGACGGCATCTGCACCGGCTGGCAGCTGCCCAGCCGCCCGTGGCGGTTCACCCAGGGCCAGAGCCCGCTGCAGCTGGTCGGCCACACCTACGAGGCGGTCACCCCGATCGGCTGGGCGCACCGCATGCAGGGCAAGACCGGTGGCGCGCTGTTCGCCATCGAGGACGACCGGCACGGCTCGCTCAACGACCTGCCCTGCGGCAGCCGCGCGGCCGAGTTCTTCACCTCGGCCAAGACCAGCACCGAGTCCTGCCCCGGTGCGCCGGTGCCCTCGCCGCTGACCGACGACGAGCCGAAGCCGTCGGTGGCGCTGGACCCGGTGGCGCCGTACGTCCCGGACGCGGAACGAGTCTGACCCGATTGGTGGCGGTCGGCCCCCGGGACGGCCGCCACCCCCTACCATGTCGCCCGTGAACCCGGAACTGACTCGCAAGCTCGAACACTCCTTCGCCACCTTCGACGAGGACAACGACGGCTTCATCGAGCTCTCCGACCTGGAGGAGCGCAGCAGGCGGTTCGCGGTCCGCTTCAACGAGACCGACTCGCCGAAGGGCATCGCCGCCCTGGAGGGCATGCGGGCGCACTGGCAGGCGCTGGCCGAGCTCACCGACGCCGACGCCGACGGGCGCATCAGCAAGACCGAGTTCGTCGACGCGGTCGGCGCCGCGCTGGCCGAGTCCGACAGCGGCTTCGACCGGGTGTTCCGGCCCGCGCTCTCGGCCGGGTTCGCCCTCGCCGACACCAACGACGACGGCTACATCGGTGTCGAGGAGTTCGTCGCGTTCATGTACCTGGCCGGGTTCTCCCTGGCCAAGGCGCCGCGCCTGTTCGCCGCGCTGGACACCAACGGCGACGGCAAGGTCACCGTGGACGAGTGGCTGACCGCGTTCAAGGCGCACTACACGCAGGTCACCGCCGATCTGGACCTGCCGGTGAACGCCTTCTTCGGCTCCACCTGACCCGGCCCGGCGGAGTGCTCCTCGTCGCCTCGCGTACCGCCGGGGCGCTCCGCCGACTACCATCGCCCGGTGATCTTCCGGCCCCCACTGCTCATCCTCGCCGGGCACGACGGTGACGCCGTCCTGGACCAGGACGCCGTCGTGTTCCGCTTCCCCCGGCGCTACACCACCAGCCAGGTCAAGAGCGCGCGCAGTCCACGCCGGATCCCGCTCATCGCGGTCACCGAGGTCGAGCACGAGACCGGCAGGCGCCCCCACCTGCGGCTGCGCCTGGCCGGGACGATCCCCGGGCACGAGCCGGGCCCGCCGCAGCGCGACATCGACACGCTGCTGCTGGACCCGTCGCGGCGCGCGGAGAACGAGGCCTTCGTCGCCGAGCTGCGCACCCGCCTGGTCGCCCACCCGGTGCCCGAACCCCGCCTGCTGGCCCCGGACGCGCACGCCCCGGGCCTGCCGCCGGTGACCGGCCCGCTGCACCTGTCGGTGTCCGTGCTGGACGGCGTGGTCACCGTGGACGGGCAGCGCGTGCTGCTGGAGTTCAACTCGACCATGCGCAAGCCCAGCCGCCATGAGCTCCCGCTCACCGCGCTCCGGGGCGTGGAGCTCGTCCCGGCCAAACCGCACCGCTCCGGCCTGCTGCGGTTCCTGGTCGAGGGCGCGCGGCCGCATGCCGACCCGCGGCGCGACCCGCACACCGTGCGGTTCATGGCCGGGACCGAGGAGGGGCGGATCACCGACCTGGCCGCGGAGCTGGCCGCGCGGCTGGCGCCGTCGGCGGACCGGGTGCTGATCGCGGGGGCCTAGGTCGTGTCCTAGACCGCGATCGGCGGGCACACCAGCATCGCCGCGTCCAGCTCGGCGTGTGCCTCGGGATGCCGTTCCCACCACTGCGCGAACGTCGGGTTCCGGTCCACAATGGACCGGTAGGCGTAGGCGGCGCTGGCGAACACCTCGTGCGCGCGCCCGGCCAGCGGGCCGTCCGTGCGCACCCCGACCATGATCGGCACCTGCAACGGGTCGCCCCGCAGCGGGCGCACCGCGATGCCGTTGCCGCTGCGCGAGGCCGGGGCGGCCAGCGACACCGCGCCGTTCTCCACCAGCACCCGCGCCATGCCCGCCTCCCAGGTGTGGTGGCGGATGCGCGGGGTGAAACCGGCGGTGGCGCAGGCGGTGTGCAGCTGCATGCGCAGGCTGTTGGCCTCCGGGGGCGGCACCACCCAGTCGCAGTCGGCGAGCTCGGCCAGGGAGATCACCTCGTGCAGCGCCAGTGGGTGGTCCTCGGCGACCGCGACGAACTGCGGCTCCTGCACCAGCGTGCGGATCTCCACCCCGCTCAGCTTGCGGCGTTCCAGGCCGTCGAAGCGTTCGAACACCGCCAGGTGCAGGCGGCCGGAGCCGAGCATCTCCAGCAGGGTGGCGCCGGAGGGCTCGATCTCGGTGCGCACCTCCGAGCACGGCAGCCGGTTGCTCAGCTCGGCGACCAGGCGGGCCAGGAAGAGCATCGGCATGCACCCGGCCAGCAGCGGCTGCGGGGTGAAGGTGCGTGCGCGGTCCTGCGCGGAGGCGAGCAGGTGGTCGAGGTCGTCGAGGACCAGCCGCGCGGTGTTGACCACGTAGCGGCCGAGCTCGGTCGGGGTGCTGCCGGTGGGGCTGCGGTCGAACAGCCGCCCACCCACCAGGCGCTCCACCCGTTGCAGCTGGGCGGTGAGCGCGGGCTGGGTGAGGCCGAGCCGGACGGCGGCCTTGCTCATGCTGCCGGTCTCGACGATGGCGCAGACCGCACGGAGGTGACGCAACTCCAGGTCAGCCATCAACAAAAATTATCGCCGAATCCGGTGAGGGGGCACCCGACGTTCGGACGATATTGCGGTTGTCGCGACAAGCAAAGGCAATCGCATGCCGCCGGGGGATCCGTGCCTGGGCCCGCCGCTCGGCGCACGCCGCTTGACCCCGTCCCGCCCATGCGGTACAAAACCAGTAGGTTATGAAACCGAGAGGTTATGGCATGAGGGCTGACACGCTCGACGCGACCTTCGCCGCGCTCGCCGACCCCACCCGGCGGGCCATCCTGGCCCGGCTCACCCGGGGCGAGGCCACGGTCACCGAGCTGGCGGAGCCGTTCGCCATGAGCCAGCCCGCCATCTCCAAACACCTCAAGGTCCTCGAACGGGCCGGACTGGTCACCCGGGGGCGTGATGCCCAGCGGCGCCCGGTCCGGTTGGAGGCCGCTCCGCTCAAGGCGGCGACAGACTGGCTGCTGGAGTACCGCGACTACTGGGCACGCAGCTTCGACCGGCTCGACGCACTGCTCGCCGAGCTCAAGGAGGAGGACGACTCCCATGACTGACGGCTCGCGCGTGCGACCACGCGTCTCGGTCACCGCTCCGGGGGAGCGGGAGCTGTGCGTGCGGCGGGGTTTCGACGCACCCGCCCGGCTGGTTTTCCGCACGTTCACCGAGCCCGCGCTGCTGCGCCGCTGGTTCGGCGCGGAGGGCTGGCAGCTGGTGCAGTGCGAGATCGACCTGCGGCCCGGCGGCACCTGGCGGTTCGTCTCCCGCGACGGCCGGGGCCACAAGATGGGGCACCGCGGGGTGTACTGGGAGGTCCGCCGCCCGGAGCGGCTGGTCTACACCGAGACCTACGACGACCAGTGGGTGCCGGGGGAGGCCGTGGTCACCGTCGACTTCGAGGAGTCCGGCGGGGGCACCGAGCTGACCACGCTCATCCGCTACCCGACCAAGCGGGCGCGCGACCTGGCCGCCGCCAGCCCGATGGAACGCGGGCTCGCCGAGGGCTACCTGCGCCTGGCCGACGTGCTCGCCGAACTCACCGAAGGGGTGGCCACACCGTGAACTGGACGCTGGAAGTCGTCGTGGTGCCTGTGTCCGATGTGGACCGGTCGCGGGAGTTCTACGCCGACAAGCTGGGTTTCACCGTCGACCACGACACCAGGATCAGCGACTCGGTCCACGTCATCCAGCTCACCCCGCCCGGTTCGGGCTGCTCGATCGTGATCGGCAAAGGCGTGGGCGCGATGGAGCCGGGCACGCTCCAGGGCGTGCAGCTGGTGGTCAACGACATCCGGGCGGCCCACGCCCAGCTGGCCGCCCAGGGGGTCAAGACCACCGAGGTCCAGGTCGCGGGCCCGGAGGGCTTCCGCCCGGCCACCGCCGAGGACGACCTGAACAACCAGGGCTTCCTCTTCTTCGCCGACCCGGACGGCAACGGCTGGGCGGTCCAGCAGATCACGGCCCGGGCCTGAGCATGTCCGGCTCCAGTGCACCCACCCTCAGCGCGGCCACGTACGCCGAGGCGATCATGGCGCTCGCCAACGACGTCGAACGTGAGAAGCTCCAGCGCTACTTCAAGACCGGTCCGGGCGAGTACGGCGAGGGCGACCAGTTCCTGGGCGTGCGCATGGCCCAGCTGTTCGACCTGGCCAAGCAGCACCTCGAGCTGCCCCCGGCCGAGCTCGACCAGCTCCTGCTCAGTCCCTGGCACGAGATCCGGGCGGGCGCGCTCTCGGTGATGGACAAGCAGGCCCGCCGCAAACGCACCCCGGACACCCGCCGCGCGGAGCTGTACGAGCTCTACCTCCGCCGCCTGGACCGCATCAACAACTGGGACCTGGTCGACCTGGCGGCCATCCACGTCGTGGGCGGCTACCTGCGCCCGCGCTCCCGGGCCCCGCTCTACGACCTGGCCCGCTCCTCGAACATGTGGGCCCGCCGCACCGCGATCGTGGCCACCGCGCACTTCCTCCGCACCGACGACGACGTCACCGACACCCTGGCCATCGCCGAGCTGCTCCTGCACGACCCGGAGGACCTGGTCCACAAGGCCACCGGCGGCTGGCTCCGGGAGGCGAGCCGCCGGGACCCCGTGCGCCACCGGGCCTTCCTCGACAAGCACGCACCGCGGATGCCCAGGGTGATGCTGCGCTACGCCACCGAGTACCTGCCGGAGGAGGCGCGCCTGCACTACCGCAAGCGGAAGGCCTGAGCACCCGCGTCCGTTCGGCGGTCAGCACCGCGTGATGCCGCCTTCCGGGACCGGTGGGTCAGCGCACCGCCGCCAGCGTCCGCTCGACCAGGCACAGCCAGCCGTCCACGTCGTCGGACTGGTACATCAGGTCCACCAGCACGTGGCGCACGTCGGTCTCAGCCGCCACCCGGCGCCGCCATGTCCGCGACATCGGCGACCACGCCCGTGGAGCGTTCGGTGGGGTAGACGCGCAGGATCATGTCCAGGGTCGCCGGGTCGCGGCCCGCTTCCGCGGCCAGGGTGCGGATCACCGCCATCGGCTGGTTCACCGCCGCGTCCAGGTCGGTCATGTGCGGCGGCACCGCAGCCGGGAGCCAGCCATCCGCGCGGCGGGCCACCCGGCGCATCGCCGCCGGGGTGAAGCCCGTCAGGCAGAGCGGAGGCCCGCGGACCGGGCGCAGCTCCGCGCGCGTCTCCGGGATCCGCCAGCAGCTGCCCTCGTGCGCGACCCGGTCGCCGGTCCACAGCTTGTCCAGCACGTCCAGGGTCTCGTCGAAGCGCGCGCCGCGTTCGGACATCGGCACCCCCACCGCCTCGAACTCATCCGGCGACCAGCCCATCCCGAAACCGGGGACCAGGCGGCCGTCGCTGAGCAGGTCCAGCGTGGTCAGCGCGCGCCAGCAGGACCGGCGGGTACCAGGGCGTGTTCAGGATGTTCGTGCCGATGGCCACCCGCTCGGTGGCCCCGGCCGCCGCCGCCAGCAGCGCGAACGGGTCCAGCACCGCGTTGAACTGCTCCGGGAACGTCTCGCCGCCGTTGTAGCCCACCTTCGGCGCCACCGGCGACAGCGCCCGGTCGATCACCCACAGGCTGTCCCCGCCGAGCCGCTCCACCTCCCGGGCGTACCGTCCGACCTCCGCCACCTGCCCGCCAGAAACCCGGCGCGGCACGGGGCCCGTGCCTGCCATGCTCGTCTGGTGGATGTGGTGGTGCAGTGGGTGAAGACGTCGTGGACCAAGGCCTCCCGGGGCGGGGCGGCCGCGACCCGGCGCAACGCGCTGCCGGTGGCTTTCACACTTCCGGAGACCACTGTGCCACTGTGGCACGAGGTCCGGATGACCGAGTGGGACAACGGCTTCACACCGCGGCACACCGTGCGCCCCGGGGCGCCCCCGCGCCACGAGGTGCACGTGCGGGAGGAGGAAGGGCGGCTGCGCGTCATGCCACCGTGGCGCCAGTACGTCGGGGACACCCCGCGCCGCCCGCCCGCGGTGCGGCTGGGTCCCGGTGAGTGGCTGCGGTGGCAGACCACCTATCGCCGGGCCAGGCTGTCCGGCGGGGGCGAGTGGGTCTACAGCCTGGAAACCCTGAACCTGGCCTACGGCCCGGTGCCCGCCGACTGCTTCCTGGGCACGCCCACCCGCTCCGTGGACGAGCGTGCCCAGCTCACGACCTACCGCCGCCTCACAACGTGAACGGCACCAGGTGGTTCGACGGCTCCACCACCGTGCTGCCCGGGCTCACCCGCGCCACCACCGCCCGGAAGTCCCGCAGCAGCGCGGGATCCACGCCCGGCGACCCGAGCGGGCTGTCCATCAGGTCGTGGTGGCTGGGCACCACGAAACGCGGGTACCCGAGCGTGGCCAGCACGCGTTCCACGAACTGGTAGGTGGTGCCGCCGGTGAGGCTGAGGAAGGCGACGTCGGGGTGGTGGCCGCGCAGGTCCGGTTCGGCGAAGGCGGCCGTGCCGATGAAGACCGCCGAGAGCCGGTCGCCGATGTCCACGCGGTAGGCCAGGGTGCCGCCTTCGACCAGGTCGGCGATCGTGGCCGGGCGCGGGGGCGGGGACAGGTGCGTGCCCGGGGCGAAGTACTGGTGGGTGGCGCCGGTGCCGTGCAGGCTGCGGATCGCCTGGACGGTGAAGCCAGGGAACGCCAGGTACTCGCCGCCGCGTGCGTCGATCATGCGGGACGGGTCCGATCCCATGGCGCGCAACAGGTTCCGGTGGGTCTCGGTGCCCATCACCCGTGCCGACGGCAGGGCGCGCAGCAGTTCCGGCACGTCGGCCATGTGGTCCCAGTGACCGTGTGTCACCAGGATCAGGTGCACGGGTGTCGGATCGGTGGTGACCTGTGCCAGGTTGGCGAGGTTGACCGTCAGCGGCGCGGCCGGGTCGAGCTTGCCGTCCTTGAGGTAGCGGAAGCGGCTCAGGTACGGGTCCACCAGCACGCGGCGGTTGTCGAAGCACAGCTCCCAGCCCGCCACGCCCAGCCAGCGGAAGCGCACGCCCGCCGGACGGCGACCGGCGGGTGCGGCCGAGGCGGTGGCGGGGGAGAGGGCCAGCCCGGCGGAGGCGGCCAGGGCGCCGCGCAGCAGGGAACGGCGGCCGACGGTGGGTTCGCAGCTCGTGCACATGTCCCGAGTGGATCAGCGGTCGTCACCGCGTGTCCAACACCGATATCGGAGCCGCAGCGATATCCGGAACCGTATGATTGCTGTTCGTGAACCTGGTTCGGCATCTGCGCTACTTCCTCGCGGTGGCCGACGAGCTGCACTTCGGCCGGGCCGCGGCGCGGCTGCACATGGCCCAGCCGCCGCTGTCCCAGCGCATCCAGCGCCTGGAGAAGGAGCTCGGCGTGCGCTTGTTCGACCGCTCCGCCCGGTCGGTCGCGCTGACCGAAGGCGGTCGCCTGCTGCTGCCCGAGGCTCGGGAGCTGGTCGAGCGCGCCGACCGGCTGCACGCCCTGGCCGGACAGGTCGCGCGCGGCGAGGTCGGCACGCTGCGCGCCGGGATCCTGCCCGACCTCGGCGGAACCACGATCGCGGCGGTGTACACCGCGTTCCGGCGGCGCTGCCCCGAGGTGACCCTGGAGCTGCACGAGATCACCACCGCCGAGCAGATCCGCGAGCTGGCCGGGCGGCGCCTGGACGCGGGCATCCTGCGCCACCCCTTCGACGTCCACAGTGGACTCGCGATGGGCCCGGTGCTCACCCGCGCCCTGGACGTCGTGCTGCCGGGCGGGCACCCCCTGGCCGCGCGGGAGGAGGTCGCGGTGCACGAGCTGCGCGGCGGGCTGGTGCTGTTCCCGCGTGCGGACGCGCCCGCCCTGCACGACGAGCTGCTCACCGCCTGTGCCCGCCACGGGTTCACCCCGACCGAGGTGCACGCGGCCAGCAACCCCGAGTTCGCCGCGGGCCTGGTGCTCACCGGTGCGGCGGTGGCGCTGGCGGCCGACACCCGCCACCCGGGCCTGGTGCGCCGTCCGCTGCGGGGGCGGCCGCTGCTCGTACGCACCTGCGCGGTCTGGCCCGCCGACCGCGCGAGCACGGCCACCGCCGCGTTCGCCGACGCCGTCACCGAGGTCCTGGGCGCGACGGCCCCGCCCGAGGTGCCGCGTCCCCCGGCCCTGCACCCACGACCGGTCTCGGAGTTCTGGCTGTGAGCATCCGCGAGCGCGTCACCGACGCCTTCACCCAGGCCGGGGTCACCGGCTGCCTGCACGTGACCGACCTGGACGGCCCGGGCGAGGTCGCGGTGCGCGCGGACACCCCGGTCTGCCTGGCCAGCGTGTTCAAGCTGCCGCTGCTGGTGGCCTTCCACAACAGCGGCCTGGACCCGGCGGCCCGGGTGACGCTGCGCCCGGAGGACCGCTCCGGCGGCCCGACCGGCGTGGGCGCGATGCGGGACGAGGTGACGATGTCCTTGCGCGACCTGGCCTACCTGGCGATCGCGGTGAGCGACAACGCGGCCGCCGACGCGCTGCTGGACCGGGTCGGCATCGAAGCGCTCAATGCGCTGCTCACCCGATTGGGGCTGACCGAGACGGTCGTGCGCCACCGGGCGGGGGACTTCGCCGCGACGATGGCCGCCGACGCGGGCGGCCCGGACCCGGCACTGCTGGCCGACCCGGCGGTGCTGGCCCGCCTGCGCGTGCTGGACCCGGCACGCACCAACCGCTCCACCGCCAGGGAGATGACCCGGCTGCTGGGCCTGGTCTGGCACGACGAGGTCCCTGGTGGCCCGGAGATCCGGCGGGCGCTGGGCCTGCAGGTGTGGCCGCACCGGCTGTCCTCGGGGTTCCCGTTCGATGACGTGCGGGTCTCGGGCAAGACCGGCACACTGCCGACGATCCGCAACGAGGTCGGCGTGGTCGAGTACCCGGACGGCGGCCGCTACGCGGTCGCGGTGTTCACCCGCGCCGCGAGCACGGCCTTCGCCCTGCCCGCGGCCGACGCGGTGATCGGCACGACGGCCCGCCTGGCAGTGGACCACCTGCGCGCCCGCCACGCGGACGGCTGACCGCCCGGGGTACGGGCCCGGCCAACACGGGGTACGGGACCGGCCAACACGAGGTGCGGGTTCGGCCAACACGGGGTACTGAACCGGCCAACACGGTCTGCTGGGTTGGTTGGCGCGGGCGTGTTGGCCGATTTCGTACGTCGTGTTGGCTGTTTGCGTACCTCGTGTTGGCCGTTTCGGGTTATCTGGCTCGGCGGCGGGAGCTGTCCAGCAGGGCCGAGCCGCCTGCGCTGAGGCGGTGGTAGGCGGCGCCCGCCCGGCGTTCGGTGGTGATCAGACCGGCGTTGCGCAGCACGCTGGCGTGCTGGCTGGCACCGGCCAGGGAGATGTGCAGCATCTTGGCCAGCTCGGTGGTGGTCAGGCTGGGGGTGGCCGCGATGGTGTCCAGCAGCTGGGCCCGGGTACGGCCCAGCAGCGTGCCCAGCGAGGCCGAGGTGACCGGGGGCTCGCCCAGCGACCAGGACCAGTCGGCGGGGCGGGCCACCGGGTAGACCAGGACCGGTGGCAGGTCCGGGTCCTCCAGGCTGATCGGGCGGCCCCAGCAGAAGAACGAGGGGATGAGCAGCAGGCCGCGGCCGTCCAGGTGCAGGTCCTGCGCCACCGGGTAGTCGACTTCCAGGACCGGGGCACGCCAGCGCACGGACGGGTGCAGCTTGTCGAACAACTGGTCCAGGCCGCCCTCCATCAGGGTCTGGCCCCTGGCCTGGCGGTCGGCCTGCACCACCGAGGTGATCGCGGCCCAGTGCGGGGCCAGGGCCGCCCGGTGGAACTGGCGCAGCGAGTCGCCCAGTCGGTGCACCGCGGTCGACTGGCCCCTGGCCAGCTCGGCGCACCAGGCGGGCAGGCGTCGTTGCGCCGCGAGCCTGCCCAGGTCGCGGTGCAGGACGGGGGGACGGGTGGAGGCCAGGACGT
Proteins encoded in this region:
- a CDS encoding alpha/beta fold hydrolase → MAAKLVTAVLTTAVVLPLLGGATTAQAAPALDWKPCKDLAAHWPVPDDTRSECTLVAVPVDHAAPDGRKIQLAVSRVRATDAAKHRGVVLVNPGGPGGAGTTMPFSLAGSGSTVAGINTDHDLIGFDPRGTGYSYRPDCDTAGRGRTAADSGLSEKDRWELNLKHDAEVRDRCARVDPEFTASLSTATIAKDMDAIRVALGEKRIGYYGVSWGTALGASYRTQFDGNVDRMLLDSVMSSTFDLTYMADSTAAAYENNFHSFAAWLARYDTHYAFGTTEPEVVKTITDLRALLTGNPREVGSGPSKVTLDGETVQYLAVSARHRWPSAARDLKTLREGGVPDRARAAAGAASARAAAPAAGTGYDQPFLPMSRFLYASVICNDSESTRDLGTAWANRDKRIAKQPFGGSVPGFDGICTGWQLPSRPWRFTQGQSPLQLVGHTYEAVTPIGWAHRMQGKTGGALFAIEDDRHGSLNDLPCGSRAAEFFTSAKTSTESCPGAPVPSPLTDDEPKPSVALDPVAPYVPDAERV
- a CDS encoding EF-hand domain-containing protein; protein product: MNPELTRKLEHSFATFDEDNDGFIELSDLEERSRRFAVRFNETDSPKGIAALEGMRAHWQALAELTDADADGRISKTEFVDAVGAALAESDSGFDRVFRPALSAGFALADTNDDGYIGVEEFVAFMYLAGFSLAKAPRLFAALDTNGDGKVTVDEWLTAFKAHYTQVTADLDLPVNAFFGST
- a CDS encoding DUF4429 domain-containing protein — its product is MIFRPPLLILAGHDGDAVLDQDAVVFRFPRRYTTSQVKSARSPRRIPLIAVTEVEHETGRRPHLRLRLAGTIPGHEPGPPQRDIDTLLLDPSRRAENEAFVAELRTRLVAHPVPEPRLLAPDAHAPGLPPVTGPLHLSVSVLDGVVTVDGQRVLLEFNSTMRKPSRHELPLTALRGVELVPAKPHRSGLLRFLVEGARPHADPRRDPHTVRFMAGTEEGRITDLAAELAARLAPSADRVLIAGA
- a CDS encoding LysR family transcriptional regulator → MADLELRHLRAVCAIVETGSMSKAAVRLGLTQPALTAQLQRVERLVGGRLFDRSPTGSTPTELGRYVVNTARLVLDDLDHLLASAQDRARTFTPQPLLAGCMPMLFLARLVAELSNRLPCSEVRTEIEPSGATLLEMLGSGRLHLAVFERFDGLERRKLSGVEIRTLVQEPQFVAVAEDHPLALHEVISLAELADCDWVVPPPEANSLRMQLHTACATAGFTPRIRHHTWEAGMARVLVENGAVSLAAPASRSGNGIAVRPLRGDPLQVPIMVGVRTDGPLAGRAHEVFASAAYAYRSIVDRNPTFAQWWERHPEAHAELDAAMLVCPPIAV
- a CDS encoding ArsR/SmtB family transcription factor; protein product: MRADTLDATFAALADPTRRAILARLTRGEATVTELAEPFAMSQPAISKHLKVLERAGLVTRGRDAQRRPVRLEAAPLKAATDWLLEYRDYWARSFDRLDALLAELKEEDDSHD
- a CDS encoding SRPBCC family protein, with the translated sequence MTDGSRVRPRVSVTAPGERELCVRRGFDAPARLVFRTFTEPALLRRWFGAEGWQLVQCEIDLRPGGTWRFVSRDGRGHKMGHRGVYWEVRRPERLVYTETYDDQWVPGEAVVTVDFEESGGGTELTTLIRYPTKRARDLAAASPMERGLAEGYLRLADVLAELTEGVATP
- a CDS encoding VOC family protein; protein product: MNWTLEVVVVPVSDVDRSREFYADKLGFTVDHDTRISDSVHVIQLTPPGSGCSIVIGKGVGAMEPGTLQGVQLVVNDIRAAHAQLAAQGVKTTEVQVAGPEGFRPATAEDDLNNQGFLFFADPDGNGWAVQQITARA
- a CDS encoding DNA alkylation repair protein, encoding MSGSSAPTLSAATYAEAIMALANDVEREKLQRYFKTGPGEYGEGDQFLGVRMAQLFDLAKQHLELPPAELDQLLLSPWHEIRAGALSVMDKQARRKRTPDTRRAELYELYLRRLDRINNWDLVDLAAIHVVGGYLRPRSRAPLYDLARSSNMWARRTAIVATAHFLRTDDDVTDTLAIAELLLHDPEDLVHKATGGWLREASRRDPVRHRAFLDKHAPRMPRVMLRYATEYLPEEARLHYRKRKA
- a CDS encoding MBL fold metallo-hydrolase; protein product: MCTSCEPTVGRRSLLRGALAASAGLALSPATASAAPAGRRPAGVRFRWLGVAGWELCFDNRRVLVDPYLSRFRYLKDGKLDPAAPLTVNLANLAQVTTDPTPVHLILVTHGHWDHMADVPELLRALPSARVMGTETHRNLLRAMGSDPSRMIDARGGEYLAFPGFTVQAIRSLHGTGATHQYFAPGTHLSPPPRPATIADLVEGGTLAYRVDIGDRLSAVFIGTAAFAEPDLRGHHPDVAFLSLTGGTTYQFVERVLATLGYPRFVVPSHHDLMDSPLGSPGVDPALLRDFRAVVARVSPGSTVVEPSNHLVPFTL
- a CDS encoding LysR substrate-binding domain-containing protein, with product MNLVRHLRYFLAVADELHFGRAAARLHMAQPPLSQRIQRLEKELGVRLFDRSARSVALTEGGRLLLPEARELVERADRLHALAGQVARGEVGTLRAGILPDLGGTTIAAVYTAFRRRCPEVTLELHEITTAEQIRELAGRRLDAGILRHPFDVHSGLAMGPVLTRALDVVLPGGHPLAAREEVAVHELRGGLVLFPRADAPALHDELLTACARHGFTPTEVHAASNPEFAAGLVLTGAAVALAADTRHPGLVRRPLRGRPLLVRTCAVWPADRASTATAAFADAVTEVLGATAPPEVPRPPALHPRPVSEFWL
- a CDS encoding serine hydrolase; translation: MSIRERVTDAFTQAGVTGCLHVTDLDGPGEVAVRADTPVCLASVFKLPLLVAFHNSGLDPAARVTLRPEDRSGGPTGVGAMRDEVTMSLRDLAYLAIAVSDNAAADALLDRVGIEALNALLTRLGLTETVVRHRAGDFAATMAADAGGPDPALLADPAVLARLRVLDPARTNRSTAREMTRLLGLVWHDEVPGGPEIRRALGLQVWPHRLSSGFPFDDVRVSGKTGTLPTIRNEVGVVEYPDGGRYAVAVFTRAASTAFALPAADAVIGTTARLAVDHLRARHADG
- a CDS encoding ArsR/SmtB family transcription factor, which encodes MLRIHFTPADLTRVRINGGADPMWEILLSLHVLQSGAAPQLFGHWRRHTRAELPPSAGMLTMLAPPTGYSADFLTPGATGQTVEEGVDVLASTRPPVLHRDLGRLAAQRRLPAWCAELARGQSTAVHRLGDSLRQFHRAALAPHWAAITSVVQADRQARGQTLMEGGLDQLFDKLHPSVRWRAPVLEVDYPVAQDLHLDGRGLLLIPSFFCWGRPISLEDPDLPPVLVYPVARPADWSWSLGEPPVTSASLGTLLGRTRAQLLDTIAATPSLTTTELAKMLHISLAGASQHASVLRNAGLITTERRAGAAYHRLSAGGSALLDSSRRRAR